In Acipenser ruthenus chromosome 6, fAciRut3.2 maternal haplotype, whole genome shotgun sequence, the following proteins share a genomic window:
- the cgasa gene encoding cyclic GMP-AMP synthase, translating to MMPKSAGARAKSPPPGRAKKTTPQRATSPNASTRRVKDTAPSNGTPRRPSASLDTKSHPCAKKTPAKPTHHKAPKTTPHKRPEGPEKRGSQAAATDSPSPSGSVKKGGVRCKKISSSGNKVLLGVLESLKIRKQARSEATDKVNDVVDCILKHVKTSSKYFQDIAKLPTGSYYENVKISEPDEFDIMLTVPVHRVQLEQFDSNGAFYSVSFKRNPKTPLVDFVLKDGTLSAHNMLVEFRKHVIEATTLMKDVQVERKKKGCPAVTLQVKEISVDIVLGLEVHSMSWPAMTKDGFNIVDWLGTKVKKDFKLKPFYLVPKYVGKGWDEKEGVHARDAWRISFSHIEKGILKNHGFAKTCCESGGSKCCRKQCLKLLKHLLNELKQKHPKELSKFFSYQAKTVLLHGCVKRPNDSQWELANLDDCFQQLLDDFIRHLETGSLPHFFVPTYNLLESCSDSKKQEFLIDCINSERNNMFPIFK from the exons ATGATGCCGAAGTCTGCCGGTGCACGAGCTAAAAGCCCACCTCCTGGGAGAGCCAAAAAAACAACTCCTCAGAGAGCAACAAGCCCAAATGCGTCCACCCGAAGAGTAAAAGACACTGCTCCATCAAATGGTACCCCGCGCAGACCGTCTGCAAGTCTCGATACAAAAAGCCATCCGTGCGCAAAAAAGACGCCTGCTAAGCCTACCCATCATAAAGCTCCGAAAACTACACCGCACAAAAGACCAGAAGGCCCAGAAAAGAGGGGCAGCCAAGCAGCAGCAACCGACAGCCCGAGTCCGAGTGGGTCCGTGAAGAAGGGCGGTGTCAGATGTAAAAAGATCTCAAGTTCTGGAAACAAAGTTCTACTGGGAGTCTTGGAAAGCTTGAAGATTAGGAAGCAAGCGCGGTCTGAGGCGACAGATAAAGTCAATGATGTGGTTGACTGCATTCTTAAACACGTGAAAACATCCAGCAAATACTTCCAAGACATCGCAAAACTTCCTACTGGTAGTTACTATGAGAATGTAAAG attTCTGAACCAGATGAATTTGACATTATGCTGACTGTACCTGTCCACAGAGTGCAATTGGAACAATTTGATTCCAATGGGGCGTTCTACAGTGTGTCATTTAAAAGAAATCCCAAAACTCCTCTGGTGGACTTTGTATTGAAGGATGGGACGCTGTCTGCACACAACATGCTCGTCGAATTCAGGAAGCATGTAATAGAAGCAACAACATTAATGAAAG ATGTACAGGTTGAGAGGAAGAAAAAGGGGTGCCCTGCTGTTACCTTACAGGTCAAAGAGATCTCAGTGGATATTGTGCTGGGGCTGGAAGTCCATTCAATGAGCTGGCCAGCAATGACGAAAGACGGCTTCAACATTGTTGACTGGCTGGGGACCAAAGTGAAAAAGGACTTTAAGTTAAAACCTTTTTACCTCGTGCCAAAATATGTTGGCAAAGGATGGGATGAAAAGGAAGGAGTCCACGCAAGGG ATGCATGGCGTATTTCATTCTCCCACATTGAGAAGGGGATTCTGAAGAATCATGGCTTCGCAAAGACCTGCTGTGAATCCGGGGGTTCAAAGTGTTGCAG GAAACAATGTCTCAAACTTCTGAAGCACTTACTAAATGAGCTGAAACAGAAGCACCCCAAGGAACTGTCCAAGTTCTTCTCCTATCAAGCAAAGACAGTTTTGCTGCACGGCTGTGTGAAGAGACCGAACGACAGCCAGTGGGAGTTGGCGAATCTTGACGACTGTTTTCAACAGCTCTTGGATGATTTCATTAGGCACCTGGAAACAGGGAGCCTTCCTCATTTTTTTGTACCCACTTACAATCTTTTAGAGTCCTGCTCTGATTCAAAAAAGCAAGAGTTCCTAATAGATTGTATTAATTCTGAAAGGAACAACATGTTTCCAATCTTTAAGTAA
- the ddx43 gene encoding probable ATP-dependent RNA helicase DDX43 isoform X1, with amino-acid sequence MSDWEADNDEDPSQTNPSVVQREWVPSVSATSSPFGGERSWGTKPRATADRGGPQWENWRETERRGDSWGRAPARGGKRERFSGGRGGLTWRRGDRDAGSSAPLSFNVESSMIGAVIGRGGAKIRELEENTGARIKINRGDYEGEVKIFGSSEAQIRAKQLIDELIERNSESGPNYNRNEQVSRSTFGDGKRNGSCWVAPVQSTEPLLPIDWAAIRENRTKYAAMKWEDLPPINKEFYTEVKSVADLTLGEVATWRKENNNIIVDDLKEGDKRPIPNPVRTFEEAFQQYPGIMDNIIRVGFQRPTPIQSQAWPIVLQGFDLIGIAQTGTGKTLAYLLPGFIHLDSQPIPREQREGPGILVLTPTRELALQIEAECSKYSYKGITSICIYGGGDRRAQIKVVTKGVDIVIATPGRLHDLQMNGFVNLRSITYLVLDEADRMLDMGFEPQIMKIILDIRPDRQTVMTSATWPPGVRRLSKSYLKDPMMVYVGTLDLAAVNTVEQGVLIIAQEEKKAFTLEFVQNMMPEDKVLIFVGKKIVVDDLSSDFCLQGIPVQSLHGDREQCDREQALDDFKKGKVRILIATDLASRGLDVHDISHVFNYDFPRNIEEYVHRVGRTGRAGRSGVSLTLVTRNDWKVASELINILERAHQFVPEELVLMADRYEKHRLEKQRERELLEPRGGGGGGSGRRGRDQDGYGGRSSRRF; translated from the exons ATGTCGGATTGGGAAGCAGATAACGACGAGGACCCCTCTCAGACAAATCCCTCAGTGGTGCAGCGGGAGTGGGTGCCATCGGTATCTGCGACAAGCAGCCCTTTTGGGGGAGAAAGAAGTTGGGGGACAAAACCTCGTGCGACAGCCGATCGAGGAGGCCCTCAGTGGGAGAACTGGAGGGAGACCGAGAGGAGGGGCGATAGCTGGGGAAGGGCACCAGCGAGGGGTGGTAAACGCGAACGATTTTCTGGGGGAAGGGGAGGCCTGACGTGGAGAAGGGGCGATAGGGATGCAGGATCCAGTGCGCCCCTCTCGTTTAACGTCGAAAGCTCCATGATTGGAGCTGTGATAG gccGTGGCGGTGCTAAAATCCGTGAACTTGAAGAAAACACAGGAGCAAGAATCAAG aTAAACCGAGGGGACTATGAAGGTGAGGTGAAAATCTTTGGAAGTAGTGAAGCTCAAATCCGAGCCAAACAACTGATTGATGAACTCATTGAAAGGAATTCAGAAAGCGGCCCGAACTACAACAGAAATGAACAAG TCTCCAGGAGCACATTTGGTGATGGCAAGAGGAATGGATCCTGCTGGGTCGCACCAGTCCAGAGTACAGAACCATTACTTCCGATTGATTGGGCCGCCATACGAGAGAACCGTACAAAGTATGCCGCAATGAAGTGGGAAG ATCTCCCACCAATAAATAAAGAATTCTACACTGAGGTGAAGAGTGTGGCTGATTTGACTCTGGGGGAAGTGGCCACGTGGAG GAAAGAAAACAATAATATTATTGTTGATGACTTGAAGGAAGGTGACAAGCGGCCCATTCCAAACCCAGTGCGTACGTTTGAGGAAGCCTTTCAGCAGTACCCCGGAATCATGGACAACATCATCAGAGTGGGTTTTCAGAGACCAACGCCCATTCAG TCACAGGCCTGGCCAATTGTACTTCAGGGATTTGATCTAATTGGCATAGCCCAGACTGGTACTGGAAAAACCTTGGCCTATCTTTTACCTGGCTTTATTCATTTGGATTCGCAGCCCAT TCCAAGGGAACAACGAGAAGGTCCTGGGATTCTGGTCCTTACTCCAACTAGGGAGCTGGCTCTCCAGATAGAGGCAGAGTGCAGCAAGTACAGTTACAAAGGAATTACAAG CATTTGTATTTATGGAGGAGGAGACCGTCGGGCACAGATAAAAGTGGTTACAAAAGGAGTTGACATTGTTATTGCAACTCCTGGAAGACTCCATGACCTTCAGATGAATGGATTTGTGAATCTGAGGAGCATTACTTACTTG GTATTAGATGAGGCAGACAGGATGTTGGACATGGGATTTGAACCTCAGATAATGAAGATAATCCTGGATATAcggccagacagacagacagtgatgaCCAG TGCAACTTGGCCACCTGGTGTTCGTCGCCTTTCAAAGTCTTACCTCAAGGACCCGATGATGGTGTATGTAGGAACTCTGGATTTAGCG GCTGTGAACACAGTTGAACAGGGCGTTTTGATTATTGCCCAGGAGGAGAAGAAAGCTTTTACACTCGAGTTTGTTCAGAATATGATGCCAGAAGATAAAGTCTTAATTTTTGTTGGAAAAAAGATTGT TGTCGATGACCTATCTAGTGATTTCTGTCTACAAGGCATCCCAGTACAGTCCCTGCATGGAGACAGAGAGCAGTGCGACCGGGAACAAGCGCTAGATGACTTTAAAAAAG gtaaGGTGAGAATACTGATAGCTACTGATCTGGCATCCCGTGGACTTGATGTGCACGACATCAGCCACGTTTTCAATTACGATTTCCCAAGAAACATTGAGGAGTACGTCCACAGAGTGGGGCGTACCGGAAGGGCAGG TCGCTCAGGTGTTTCACTGACTCTTGTGACCAGAAACGACTGGAAGGTGGCTTCTGAGCTCATTAATATTCTAGAACGGGCACATCAG TTTGTCCCTGAAGAGTTGGTGCTGATGGCAGACCGATATGAGAAGCATCGACTGGAGAAGCAGAGAGAGCGGGAGCTGCTGGAACCTCGTGGTGGAGGTGGGGGAGGCAGTGGCAGGAGGGGGAGAGACCAAGACGGATATGGGGGTCGCTCCAGCAGGAGGTTCTGA
- the ddx43 gene encoding probable ATP-dependent RNA helicase DDX43 isoform X2, giving the protein MSDWEADNDEDPSQTNPSVVQREWVPSVSATSSPFGGERSWGTKPRATADRGGPQWENWRETERRGDSWGRAPARGGKRERFSGGRGGLTWRRGDRDAGSSAPLSFNVESSMIGAVIGRGGAKIRELEENTGARIKINRGDYEGEVKIFGSSEAQIRAKQLIDELIERNSESGPNYNRNEQVSRSTFGDGKRNGSCWVAPVQSTEPLLPIDWAAIRENRTKYAAMKWEDLPPINKEFYTEVKSVADLTLGEVATWRKENNNIIVDDLKEGDKRPIPNPVRTFEEAFQQYPGIMDNIIRVGFQRPTPIQAWPIVLQGFDLIGIAQTGTGKTLAYLLPGFIHLDSQPIPREQREGPGILVLTPTRELALQIEAECSKYSYKGITSICIYGGGDRRAQIKVVTKGVDIVIATPGRLHDLQMNGFVNLRSITYLVLDEADRMLDMGFEPQIMKIILDIRPDRQTVMTSATWPPGVRRLSKSYLKDPMMVYVGTLDLAAVNTVEQGVLIIAQEEKKAFTLEFVQNMMPEDKVLIFVGKKIVVDDLSSDFCLQGIPVQSLHGDREQCDREQALDDFKKGKVRILIATDLASRGLDVHDISHVFNYDFPRNIEEYVHRVGRTGRAGRSGVSLTLVTRNDWKVASELINILERAHQFVPEELVLMADRYEKHRLEKQRERELLEPRGGGGGGSGRRGRDQDGYGGRSSRRF; this is encoded by the exons ATGTCGGATTGGGAAGCAGATAACGACGAGGACCCCTCTCAGACAAATCCCTCAGTGGTGCAGCGGGAGTGGGTGCCATCGGTATCTGCGACAAGCAGCCCTTTTGGGGGAGAAAGAAGTTGGGGGACAAAACCTCGTGCGACAGCCGATCGAGGAGGCCCTCAGTGGGAGAACTGGAGGGAGACCGAGAGGAGGGGCGATAGCTGGGGAAGGGCACCAGCGAGGGGTGGTAAACGCGAACGATTTTCTGGGGGAAGGGGAGGCCTGACGTGGAGAAGGGGCGATAGGGATGCAGGATCCAGTGCGCCCCTCTCGTTTAACGTCGAAAGCTCCATGATTGGAGCTGTGATAG gccGTGGCGGTGCTAAAATCCGTGAACTTGAAGAAAACACAGGAGCAAGAATCAAG aTAAACCGAGGGGACTATGAAGGTGAGGTGAAAATCTTTGGAAGTAGTGAAGCTCAAATCCGAGCCAAACAACTGATTGATGAACTCATTGAAAGGAATTCAGAAAGCGGCCCGAACTACAACAGAAATGAACAAG TCTCCAGGAGCACATTTGGTGATGGCAAGAGGAATGGATCCTGCTGGGTCGCACCAGTCCAGAGTACAGAACCATTACTTCCGATTGATTGGGCCGCCATACGAGAGAACCGTACAAAGTATGCCGCAATGAAGTGGGAAG ATCTCCCACCAATAAATAAAGAATTCTACACTGAGGTGAAGAGTGTGGCTGATTTGACTCTGGGGGAAGTGGCCACGTGGAG GAAAGAAAACAATAATATTATTGTTGATGACTTGAAGGAAGGTGACAAGCGGCCCATTCCAAACCCAGTGCGTACGTTTGAGGAAGCCTTTCAGCAGTACCCCGGAATCATGGACAACATCATCAGAGTGGGTTTTCAGAGACCAACGCCCATTCAG GCCTGGCCAATTGTACTTCAGGGATTTGATCTAATTGGCATAGCCCAGACTGGTACTGGAAAAACCTTGGCCTATCTTTTACCTGGCTTTATTCATTTGGATTCGCAGCCCAT TCCAAGGGAACAACGAGAAGGTCCTGGGATTCTGGTCCTTACTCCAACTAGGGAGCTGGCTCTCCAGATAGAGGCAGAGTGCAGCAAGTACAGTTACAAAGGAATTACAAG CATTTGTATTTATGGAGGAGGAGACCGTCGGGCACAGATAAAAGTGGTTACAAAAGGAGTTGACATTGTTATTGCAACTCCTGGAAGACTCCATGACCTTCAGATGAATGGATTTGTGAATCTGAGGAGCATTACTTACTTG GTATTAGATGAGGCAGACAGGATGTTGGACATGGGATTTGAACCTCAGATAATGAAGATAATCCTGGATATAcggccagacagacagacagtgatgaCCAG TGCAACTTGGCCACCTGGTGTTCGTCGCCTTTCAAAGTCTTACCTCAAGGACCCGATGATGGTGTATGTAGGAACTCTGGATTTAGCG GCTGTGAACACAGTTGAACAGGGCGTTTTGATTATTGCCCAGGAGGAGAAGAAAGCTTTTACACTCGAGTTTGTTCAGAATATGATGCCAGAAGATAAAGTCTTAATTTTTGTTGGAAAAAAGATTGT TGTCGATGACCTATCTAGTGATTTCTGTCTACAAGGCATCCCAGTACAGTCCCTGCATGGAGACAGAGAGCAGTGCGACCGGGAACAAGCGCTAGATGACTTTAAAAAAG gtaaGGTGAGAATACTGATAGCTACTGATCTGGCATCCCGTGGACTTGATGTGCACGACATCAGCCACGTTTTCAATTACGATTTCCCAAGAAACATTGAGGAGTACGTCCACAGAGTGGGGCGTACCGGAAGGGCAGG TCGCTCAGGTGTTTCACTGACTCTTGTGACCAGAAACGACTGGAAGGTGGCTTCTGAGCTCATTAATATTCTAGAACGGGCACATCAG TTTGTCCCTGAAGAGTTGGTGCTGATGGCAGACCGATATGAGAAGCATCGACTGGAGAAGCAGAGAGAGCGGGAGCTGCTGGAACCTCGTGGTGGAGGTGGGGGAGGCAGTGGCAGGAGGGGGAGAGACCAAGACGGATATGGGGGTCGCTCCAGCAGGAGGTTCTGA